A DNA window from Eremothecium cymbalariae DBVPG#7215 chromosome 3, complete sequence contains the following coding sequences:
- the SSZ1 gene encoding ribosome-associated complex protein SSZ1 (similar to Ashbya gossypii AAL043C), protein MLSPIIGIAFGNTSSSIAYINPKQDVDVIANPDGERSIPSCLSYVGNDEYHGGQALQQLIRNPNNTIVNFRDFIGLPFNQCDVSRCSIGAPVVDVDGKAGFIISRSEGKKEHLTVDEVVSRHLKNLKDAAEDYIGQKIEKTVITIPTNFLDVQKKAMTKAAAKIGLEVVQYIYEPSAALLAHTEQFPFGDDVNVVVADFGGVRSDAAVVAIRNGMFTLLATEHDSNLGGVNLDTELVEFFAKDFESKYKCNPRSNTRSMAKLRASSQITKKTLSNATTATISIDSLADGYDYHLSINRMRYELVANKVFSELSQFVQHVITKANMDPLDIDAILLVGGTSFSPKLISNLEFLFPSSVQILGPQLKTAFNNPNELLASGAALQAELVSNYDADELAQAMEPIVINTQHLSKDIGFVDAEGNFVSVLMAETSYPVKKTVLMTEATGDLLVSICEADTAIRETVSEAAVTNKKGTESDKEDDESDWSDDEPEVIRQKSYVLGTKLMELGIKNVQGVEISFVINKDGLLTVTVRDLNSSNLVKGSL, encoded by the coding sequence ATGCTTTCTCCAATAATTGGTATTGCTTTTGGTAATACATCTTCTTCCATTGCGTATATTAACCCCAAACAAGATGTGGACGTAATTGCGAATCCCGATGGTGAACGTTCTATTCCATCCTGTCTTTCATATGTTGGTAATGATGAATATCACGGTGGTCAAGCCTTACAACAATTGATTAGAAATCCAAACAACACTATTGTGAACTTCCGTGATTTTATTGGACTACCATTTAATCAGTGTGATGTTAGTAGGTGTTCTATTGGTGCTCCTGTTGTCGATGTTGATGGTAAAGCTGGTTTTATAATTTCAAGAAGtgaaggaaagaaagagCACTTGACTGTTGATGAGGTTGTATCTAGacacttgaaaaatttgaaagatGCGGCGGAAGATTATATTGGACAGAAGATTGAGAAAACTGTGATCACTATCCCAACCAACTTTTTGGATGTTCAAAAGAAGGCCATGACCAAGGCAGCTGCTAAAATTGGGTTAGAAGTTGTTCAGTATATTTACGAACCTTCAGCTGCTTTATTAGCACATACTGAACAATTTCCATTTGGAGATGATGTCaatgttgttgttgcagaCTTCGGAGGTGTTAGATCAGATGCAGCTGTCGTTGCTATTCGTAACGGCATGTTCACTTTATTGGCCACAGAACACGATTCAAACTTGGGTGGTGTCAATTTAGACACTGAGCttgttgaattttttgCCAAGGATTTTGAGAGCAAATATAAGTGTAACCCAAGAAGCAATACCAGGTCTATGGCAAAGTTGAGAGCCAGTTCTCAAATTACGAAGAAAACCCTATCCAATGCAACTACAGCCACTATCTCAATCGATTCTTTGGCTGATGGTTATGACTATCACTTGTCTATTAACAGGATGAGATACGAATTGGTAGCTAACAAAGTCTTCTCTGAGCTATCCCAATTCGTTCAGCATGTTATTACTAAGGCAAACATGGATCCTTTGGATATTGATGCTATATTATTAGTCGGTGGGACATCCTTCAGTCCTAAATTAATTAGCAATTTAGAATTCCTATTTCCCTCAAGTGTACAGATTTTAGGCCCACAACTAAAGACGGCATTTAACAATCCAAATGAATTATTGGCGTCTGGTGCAGCCCTTCAAGCGGAATTGGTTTCAAATTACGACGCAGACGAACTGGCTCAGGCTATGGAGCCAATTGTAATTAACACTCAGCATTTATCTAAAGATATTGGATTCGTCGACGCTGAAGGGAATTTTGTGTCTGTGCTCATGGCAGAGACTTCGTATCCAGTCAAGAAAACCGTGCTCATGACGGAAGCTACTGGTGATTTACTAGTCTCAATTTGCGAGGCTGACACCGCTATCAGAGAAACAGTTTCAGAAGCTGCAGtaactaataaaaaaggtACTGAGAGTGATAAAGAAGACGATGAAAGTGACTGGAGTGATGATGAACCTGAAGTTATAAGACAAAAAAGCTATGTTTTGGGGACTAAGCTAATGGAACTAGGTATCAAAAACGTTCAGGGTGTAGAAATATCCTTCGTAATCAACAAAGATGGGCTCTTAACTGTTACCGTTAGAGATTTAAATTCTAGCAACTTAGTTAAAGGGTCATTGTAG
- the TFB1 gene encoding TFIIH/NER complex subunit TFB1 (similar to Ashbya gossypii AAL042W) yields the protein MSHSGAAVFKKVSGMLTIDEEASPAVLTWRSTDGDKSHTVLLNTINKFQATPASSDKMMLRLVAKVDETKKIKDSEGNEVPPKPVVHKFSFNNRIVMDNIKETLQHIIARYKDEDVFEEKKRKEEFYAPVTSQEDSLINTTSLDDSLSQEKLLTNLKLQQSLLRENRNLMKTFQEAVIKAGLPPQEFWSTRIPLLRAFALTTSQKIGPYNVLSTIKPVASSDNKVNVSVSREKILTIFQNYPIVKKAYDDNVPKNFKEQEFWARFFSSKLFRKLRGERIMQNDRGDMIIDRYLTLDQEFDRRDDEMLLHPVKKIIDLEGNLNDDPEKRGNRPHFTMLPGTDPNGNNDGAVDILKGMNRLSEKMIKSLENEYSRVNLQLEDLDKEEREEILFSDLEEAEKTDYKEIYLRKRTPADRSNGGASDFASSNNWDEIKGKIESITSELQGTLDLTAVSNVNAKTNQKINRRVLKAVKINAKQARHLHFDSTIGAFLGNQANNGLEADSNLPSDLLESCRILHGTCCEFLKHFYIQFQSGEPKHGPTVKKLYKYLKECTQKFQELLNSVSEQSDSRAEIVASCESYLQPVLFSVNLAVQKFDDAVKELESYNNTTSTPNVQ from the coding sequence ATGTCTCATAGCGGTGCTGCTGTATTCAAGAAGGTTAGCGGGATGCTCACTATTGATGAGGAGGCGAGCCCTGCAGTTCTGACGTGGAGGTCTACAGATGGGGATAAATCACATACTGTCCTCCTTAATACAATTAACAAATTCCAAGCGACGCCAGCAAGTAGTGACAAGATGATGTTGAGGTTAGTTGCTAAGGTTGATGAAACCAAGAAGATTAAAGATAGCGAGGGAAATGAAGTGCCTCCCAAGCCTGTTGTGCATAAgttttcatttaataatagGATTGTGATGGATAATATCAAAGAAACATTACAGCATATTATTGCACGGTATAAAGATGAGGatgtatttgaagaaaagaagcGAAAGGAGGAATTTTATGCACCGGTAACCTCTCAAGAGGATTCATTAATCAACACTACTTCATTGGATGATTCTTTATCACAAGAGAAGCTTTTAACAAACTTGAAGTTGCAACAATCTTTGTTAAGGGAAAATAGAAACCTaatgaaaacttttcaggAAGCTGTTATTAAGGCAGGGCTTCCTCCGCAGGAGTTTTGGTCTACGAGAATTCCGCTGCTTCGAGCATTTGCATTGACAACTTCACAAAAGATAGGTCCATATAATGTTCTTTCTACCATCAAGCCTGTTGCATCGTCGGATAACAAAGTTAATGTTAGTGTTTCCAGAGAGAAGATTCTCACCATATTTCAGAATTATCCGATTGTAAAAAAGGcatatgatgataatgtACCCAAAAACTTCAAGGAACAAGAATTTTGGGCTCGattcttttcttcaaagcttTTCCGTAAGTTGAGAGGCGAAAGGATAATGCAGAACGATAGAGGTGATATGATTATTGATCGTTATTTGACTCTTGATCAGGAATTTGATCGTCGTGATGATGAGATGCTTCTACACCCAGTTAAGAAGATAATAGATTTGGAAGGAAATCTAAACGATGATCCCGAAAAACGTGGTAATAGGCCTCATTTCACTATGCTGCCAGGTACTGATCCCAATGGAAATAATGATGGTGCCGTTGATATATTGAAAGGAATGAACAGGTTAAGTGAAAAAATGATTAAATCATTAGAAAATGAATATTCAAGGGTGAATTTACAATTAGAAGATTTGGATAAGGAAGAAAGGgaagaaatattatttAGCGATTTAGAAGAGGCTGAAAAGACTGATTATAaggaaatatatttaagaAAAAGAACTCCGGCGGATAGATCTAATGGCGGAGCTTCAGATTTtgcttcatcaaataattgGGATGAAATCAAAGGCAAGATTGAGTCTATAACATCTGAACTTCAAGGTACTCTGGACCTGACGGCTGTCAGTAACGTGAATGCAAAAACCAATCAGAAAATCAACAGGCGAGTTTTGAAAGCCGTGAAGATTAATGCTAAACAAGCAAGGCACTTGCATTTTGACTCTACTATAGGTGCATTTTTAGGTAACCAGGCCAACAACGGCCTAGAAGCCGACTCTAACTTACCATCAGATTTGCTAGAAAGCTGCCGTATATTACACGGCACTTGTTGCGAATTTTTAAAGCATTTCTATATTCAATTTCAAAGTGGTGAGCCAAAACATGGTCCCACCGTTAAAAAGCTCTACAAATACTTAAAGGAATGCACTCAAAAGTTTCAAGAACTTTTGAACTCTGTGAGTGAACAATCAGATTCTAGAGCTGAAATTGTAGCATCTTGTGAATCATACCTACAACCTGTTCTTTTCTCAGTGAACCTCGCAGTGCAGAAATTTGATGATGCTGTAAAAGAGCTGGAGTCTTATAACAATACAACTAGTACCCCCAACGTACAATAA